In one Streptomyces sp. NBC_01304 genomic region, the following are encoded:
- a CDS encoding IS630 family transposase: MVEAAVIVLEGAVRERLEQLAVSMKAQVRDVLRARIVLAAAEGLSNGAIAREVAASVNTVRKWRGRFARCGMKGLRDAARSGRPRIYDDLVRVAVVAAATQSPPDGAATWSHRSIAEQVAGTVFAAISASQVGRILADLDLKPHKVTGWLTRRDTPGFWERAKDICDLYRNPPEGAVILSIDEKTAIAARSRKHPGRRAAPGRPARQEFEYIRHGTVSLVAALDVTTGEVLTEVITRNNAATFTAFLDQLDAAIAPGKEIHVVLDNGSSHTAKHTKAWLSGHPRWHVHWTPPHASWLNQVELVFSALTRRVLRHGDFTSRGDLIAKMNDYMVHRNETAKPFRWTYAASPLKVG; this comes from the coding sequence ATGGTGGAGGCCGCAGTGATCGTGCTGGAGGGGGCAGTACGGGAGCGGCTGGAGCAGTTGGCAGTCTCGATGAAGGCACAGGTACGGGATGTGCTGCGGGCCCGGATCGTCCTGGCGGCAGCCGAGGGCCTGAGCAACGGGGCGATCGCCCGGGAGGTGGCGGCCAGCGTGAACACGGTCCGCAAGTGGCGTGGCCGGTTTGCGCGTTGCGGTATGAAGGGCTTGCGAGATGCCGCCCGTTCGGGCCGACCGCGCATCTATGACGATCTGGTTCGGGTCGCGGTCGTGGCCGCCGCCACCCAGTCACCGCCCGACGGCGCGGCCACCTGGAGCCACCGCTCCATAGCCGAGCAGGTCGCCGGCACCGTGTTCGCGGCAATCTCCGCCTCGCAAGTGGGCCGCATCCTGGCCGACCTGGACCTCAAACCGCACAAGGTGACCGGTTGGCTCACCCGCCGTGACACCCCGGGATTCTGGGAACGGGCCAAGGACATCTGCGACCTGTACCGCAATCCACCCGAAGGAGCCGTGATCCTGTCCATCGACGAGAAGACCGCGATCGCGGCCCGCTCCCGCAAACACCCCGGCCGCCGCGCTGCCCCGGGCCGACCCGCACGCCAGGAGTTCGAGTACATCCGGCACGGCACCGTTTCCCTCGTAGCGGCCCTGGACGTGACCACCGGCGAGGTCCTCACCGAGGTCATCACCCGGAACAACGCCGCCACCTTCACCGCTTTCCTCGACCAACTGGACGCGGCCATCGCTCCGGGCAAGGAGATCCACGTCGTACTGGACAACGGTTCCTCACACACCGCCAAGCACACCAAGGCGTGGCTGAGCGGCCATCCGCGCTGGCACGTGCACTGGACCCCGCCTCACGCCTCCTGGCTCAACCAAGTCGAACTGGTCTTCTCCGCCCTGACCCGCCGCGTCCTACGACACGGCGACTTCACCAGCCGCGGCGACCTCATCGCCAAGATGAACGACTACATGGTCCACCGGAACGAGACCGCGAAGCCCTTCCGGTGGACCTACGCAGCCAGCCCCCTCAAGGTCGGCTGA
- a CDS encoding FtsK/SpoIIIE domain-containing protein: MAQPSTTVEKREQSAAAAACFYGVGVAIIAVAASRLLNVPQLLPYGLAAAAVIAVLWGIIATLVQRRTRPVRHLHAALLPSFGPEFTKDRIKVRKFQRGLPTEITIEYPAIFNERDEKKRAEVRDILAIRLGGKADATWDPVRRRVVATIAPTAGASLIHDGDTGALVAEDGDNLERVATREHATGVIKQVLGTASKVAVTFDDNDIPNAIEVVYPTTRHDVSPRFRQAILTQVDEKIDISAGAWRDMWDVKNSSVKFVPRPHFPKNAPYPLDVPSRYGVLPYAVNEDNELVEWVLGSKSPHHLVVGPTGSGKTVLIRDIAISAAMQGIPVILCDPKRIEYRALAGFPGIIVVTRIEDISYALLKTSALMHERYDLIEAGIVDEGSFTKVLCIVDEFIIYKELVNAAWRAEKDEDNKPQRGDDPSIKAMNNMGYLARSADVHLVIGMQRPDADILGGPLRDQLRKRTALDQHTPETAKMMWGNARTGTDLPSVQGRGMSETGFGPAEIQVLRMLPPGTKGHSAEDALMWAEVERRASDPKVWENVEIPDFFPELEQRRRDAIQEIKARYGQGEQPALSLNKPALEAPADDESEEVTAAPAHEPQSRLEQVSPEALEVGDQIMIEDETGIPEIVEVTGIEYASEDGEEIIEVEYVSTETGTNGMLQLGPDSDVDRCG; encoded by the coding sequence GTGGCACAGCCCAGCACCACCGTCGAGAAGCGCGAGCAGTCCGCAGCGGCTGCCGCCTGCTTCTACGGCGTGGGAGTTGCCATCATCGCCGTCGCAGCTTCCCGCCTGCTCAACGTCCCCCAACTGCTCCCGTACGGCCTGGCGGCCGCCGCCGTCATAGCCGTGCTCTGGGGCATCATCGCCACCCTCGTCCAGCGACGCACCAGGCCCGTGCGCCACCTGCACGCGGCCCTGCTGCCGTCCTTCGGACCCGAGTTCACCAAGGACCGGATCAAGGTCCGCAAGTTCCAGCGCGGCCTGCCCACCGAGATCACCATCGAGTACCCCGCGATCTTTAACGAACGCGACGAGAAGAAGCGCGCCGAGGTACGCGACATCCTCGCCATCCGCCTCGGAGGCAAGGCTGACGCGACATGGGATCCCGTACGCCGCCGTGTTGTCGCGACAATCGCCCCCACCGCGGGAGCGTCACTGATTCATGACGGCGACACCGGCGCGCTCGTCGCCGAGGACGGCGACAACCTCGAACGTGTCGCGACACGGGAGCACGCCACCGGCGTCATCAAGCAGGTGCTCGGAACGGCGTCGAAGGTCGCCGTCACCTTCGACGACAACGACATCCCCAACGCCATCGAGGTCGTCTACCCCACGACGCGCCACGACGTGTCGCCCCGGTTCCGGCAGGCGATCCTCACCCAGGTCGACGAGAAGATCGACATCAGCGCCGGCGCCTGGCGCGACATGTGGGATGTGAAAAACAGCTCGGTCAAGTTCGTGCCCCGCCCGCACTTCCCCAAGAACGCGCCCTATCCGCTTGACGTACCGTCGCGTTACGGAGTTCTCCCGTACGCAGTGAACGAAGACAACGAGCTCGTGGAATGGGTGCTCGGCAGTAAAAGCCCACACCACCTTGTCGTCGGCCCTACGGGAAGTGGTAAGACAGTCCTCATTCGGGATATCGCCATCTCCGCAGCAATGCAGGGAATTCCCGTGATTCTGTGCGACCCGAAACGCATCGAATACCGGGCCCTTGCCGGGTTCCCGGGCATCATCGTTGTCACCCGCATCGAAGACATCAGCTACGCACTCCTCAAGACGAGCGCACTGATGCACGAGCGATACGACCTGATCGAAGCCGGAATCGTCGATGAAGGATCCTTCACCAAGGTCCTGTGCATCGTCGACGAGTTCATCATCTACAAGGAACTCGTCAATGCCGCCTGGCGAGCGGAAAAGGACGAAGACAACAAGCCCCAAAGGGGAGACGACCCCTCCATCAAGGCGATGAACAACATGGGCTACCTCGCCCGCAGCGCCGATGTCCACCTGGTCATCGGCATGCAGCGGCCCGACGCCGACATCCTCGGCGGCCCTTTGCGCGACCAGCTGCGCAAGCGCACCGCCCTGGACCAGCACACCCCTGAGACCGCGAAGATGATGTGGGGCAACGCCCGCACCGGCACCGACCTCCCCAGCGTCCAGGGACGCGGCATGTCAGAGACCGGCTTCGGCCCCGCAGAGATCCAGGTGCTACGCATGCTGCCGCCTGGCACCAAGGGGCACTCGGCAGAGGACGCCCTCATGTGGGCAGAGGTCGAACGCCGGGCCTCCGACCCGAAGGTCTGGGAGAACGTCGAGATCCCCGACTTCTTCCCCGAGCTGGAGCAGCGCCGCAGGGACGCCATCCAAGAGATCAAGGCCCGCTACGGGCAGGGCGAGCAGCCCGCCCTCTCCCTCAACAAGCCCGCCCTTGAAGCGCCAGCGGACGACGAATCCGAAGAGGTCACCGCCGCGCCTGCACATGAGCCGCAGTCCAGGCTGGAGCAGGTCAGCCCCGAGGCCCTCGAAGTGGGCGACCAGATCATGATCGAGGACGAGACAGGCATCCCCGAGATCGTGGAGGTCACCGGCATCGAGTACGCCAGCGAAGACGGCGAGGAGATCATCGAAGTCGAGTACGTCTCCACGGAGACGGGGACCAACGGCATGTTGCAGCTGGGCCCGGACAGCGACGTCGACCGCTGTGGCTAG